The Treponema medium genome has a window encoding:
- a CDS encoding M23 family metallopeptidase, translating into MKVTRIFIFGIICFASVFLVLWSSDSGKNDAFDHGVGGGTSLPAELPEEHEASSTPQSLYYRAYSVKQGDIVGTIAAEYGVSQDAIISLNKLKNTRTLQIGQILKIPSIDGISYTVKKGDTPEAIADKYKISLEKLATINTLTDNTIETASVIFLPDAKLDWATLQEINGDLFRRPLHSSYYITSRYGWRDNPFLNGQRSFHNGMDMAAPKGTAVYAALNGQVIATGYSTVYGNYVMIRHHSGYQTLYGHLNTILTSKGSFVSVSSKIGTVGNTGMSTGPHLHFTVYRNGATLNPAGLLN; encoded by the coding sequence ATGAAAGTAACGCGTATTTTTATTTTTGGTATTATATGTTTCGCTTCAGTATTCCTCGTTTTATGGTCGTCCGATAGCGGCAAAAATGACGCTTTCGACCATGGTGTGGGAGGCGGCACCTCTCTACCTGCTGAACTACCGGAAGAACATGAGGCGTCTTCTACTCCTCAGTCCTTGTATTATCGGGCATATTCGGTTAAACAAGGTGATATAGTTGGCACCATCGCTGCCGAATATGGGGTAAGTCAGGATGCGATTATCAGCCTTAATAAACTCAAAAATACGCGGACATTGCAAATCGGACAGATATTAAAGATTCCGTCGATAGACGGTATTTCCTATACGGTAAAAAAAGGCGATACGCCCGAAGCTATTGCCGATAAATACAAAATCTCCTTGGAAAAACTCGCAACAATAAATACGCTCACCGATAATACGATAGAAACAGCTTCCGTTATCTTTTTACCTGATGCCAAACTCGATTGGGCTACCTTGCAGGAAATCAACGGAGACCTTTTCCGAAGACCGCTGCATAGCAGTTATTATATCACTTCCCGTTACGGCTGGCGTGATAATCCGTTCCTGAACGGTCAGCGGAGTTTCCATAACGGTATGGATATGGCCGCTCCTAAGGGTACTGCCGTTTATGCGGCATTGAACGGACAAGTTATCGCGACCGGATACAGCACGGTATATGGAAATTATGTGATGATTCGCCATCATTCGGGATACCAGACGCTGTACGGACACCTTAATACGATCCTTACTTCCAAAGGTAGTTTTGTTTCCGTGTCTTCAAAGATTGGGACAGTTGGAAACACTGGAATGAGTACGGGGCCGCACCTTCATTTTACCGTTTATCGAAACGGAGCAACGCTTAACCCTGCCGGTCTATTAAATTAG
- a CDS encoding D-alanyl-D-alanine carboxypeptidase family protein, with amino-acid sequence MINTKSHRIGFYILIAVAVAAGWIVASGIALYIRGAQLLTILPGEQARQDAAFGADITAARDFLGNEARRSFHTPPLLHLAPCTQGIPQPAAISARSAVVMDAASGALLFEKNPDQSIPPASLTKLVAMYTVMLAVERGEISLTDTIMPPAESWAVNIPPGSSLMFLGKNQRVTVEELMRGMAVVSGNDAAVALAIHTAGSVETFVRQMNEAVAALGLQNTHFEDANGLSEYNRTTARDFARFCAVYVRKYPDHLAQFHSLRELSYPQPHNMLKPQAIIRQPATNTLLGKLDGCDGIKTGFIYESGFNIALTAQRNGVRFIAIILGGAGKSMAEGKALREENGSTLMEWAFAHFSTRYAQNFPLDIPAIPVVGAKEQANKTALLPLPDDPGGNNGAFTVPFSDAKSGETVPNTAEIHSRVLVPGALAAPIAAGQKIGKVQFFTEDEGKPLVLAEFPLIANKTLEKGSVLRWKYDNLALKLHRFLNRR; translated from the coding sequence ATGATCAATACAAAATCCCATAGAATCGGTTTTTATATTCTCATAGCCGTTGCCGTAGCGGCCGGTTGGATTGTCGCTTCGGGTATTGCGCTGTATATCCGCGGTGCGCAATTACTGACTATCCTGCCGGGGGAACAAGCTCGACAGGACGCAGCTTTCGGCGCAGATATAACCGCTGCTCGTGATTTCCTCGGAAATGAAGCTCGCAGATCTTTTCACACTCCTCCTTTATTACATCTTGCACCTTGTACGCAAGGTATTCCGCAACCGGCTGCAATAAGCGCTCGTTCCGCTGTTGTGATGGACGCTGCGAGCGGAGCTCTTTTATTCGAAAAAAATCCCGATCAAAGTATTCCTCCTGCCTCATTAACAAAATTGGTTGCGATGTACACCGTGATGCTGGCTGTTGAGCGGGGAGAAATCAGCCTGACTGACACTATTATGCCGCCTGCAGAATCGTGGGCGGTAAATATTCCGCCGGGGTCATCGCTAATGTTTTTAGGAAAAAATCAGCGAGTAACCGTTGAAGAGCTGATGAGGGGTATGGCGGTTGTTTCCGGTAATGACGCGGCGGTGGCGCTTGCAATTCATACGGCAGGCTCTGTGGAGACCTTTGTTCGGCAGATGAATGAAGCCGTCGCGGCGCTCGGCTTGCAAAATACACACTTTGAAGATGCAAACGGTTTGAGCGAATATAACCGCACAACCGCCCGTGATTTTGCCCGTTTTTGTGCAGTGTATGTACGAAAATATCCCGATCACCTTGCGCAGTTTCACTCGCTGCGAGAACTTAGCTATCCGCAGCCGCATAATATGCTGAAACCGCAAGCAATTATCCGTCAGCCGGCGACGAATACGCTGTTGGGTAAACTGGACGGCTGCGACGGCATTAAGACAGGGTTTATTTATGAGTCCGGTTTTAATATTGCGCTTACCGCACAGCGGAACGGTGTCCGGTTTATTGCGATTATTTTAGGCGGCGCCGGTAAAAGTATGGCGGAAGGGAAGGCGCTACGGGAAGAAAACGGTAGCACATTGATGGAGTGGGCGTTTGCTCACTTTTCCACAAGATATGCACAGAACTTTCCGTTGGATATACCAGCTATTCCCGTTGTCGGGGCAAAAGAACAGGCTAACAAAACGGCGCTGCTGCCGTTGCCGGATGATCCGGGCGGAAATAACGGGGCTTTTACCGTTCCGTTTTCCGATGCGAAGTCAGGCGAAACCGTACCGAATACCGCAGAAATTCATTCGCGTGTACTCGTGCCCGGTGCGCTCGCCGCTCCCATTGCAGCAGGACAAAAAATCGGAAAGGTGCAATTCTTTACGGAAGATGAGGGGAAACCGCTGGTGCTTGCCGAATTTCCGCTTATTGCAAACAAAACCCTTGAAAAAGGGAGCGTCCTCCGTTGGAAATATGATAATCTTGCATTAAAATTGCATCGCTTTTTAAATCGTCGGTAA
- the miaB gene encoding tRNA (N6-isopentenyl adenosine(37)-C2)-methylthiotransferase MiaB translates to MKYFIETYGCQMNFAESAALEQLLRERGWEAAEDIQHCNLLIVNTCSVRITAETRVFGRLGLFSAMKKKQNFTIVLMGCMAQRLHDQIKEKFPLLDYVVGMFERDQFTAIFDAVERETLWAGTKEGIAELTALNPQSSNEQRYHFSKCSYTEGAFQSFVPIMNGCNNFCTYCIVPYIRGREISRPVGSILDEIRFLSGKNVREITLLGQNVNSYHGVDPATGAAVSFPSLLRAVSATCAEQDVIKWIRFISSHPKDLSDELIEVMATDPRICKSLHLPVQNGSNEILARMNRRYTVEQYLTIVEKLRKRIPDIVLTTDILIGFPGETQPDFEKTLELMRTVQFDSAFMYHYNPREGTKAYDFPDRIPDVERINRLQQVIDLQQRITDLKMQQRVGSTVMMLVESQSRNNPDELFGHTEQGEMTVLAEKCDPKHIGHFMKVQLQSIKGKTFRAVPVM, encoded by the coding sequence TTGAAATACTTTATTGAAACGTATGGATGTCAAATGAACTTTGCCGAATCTGCGGCATTGGAACAGCTCTTGCGGGAACGCGGCTGGGAGGCAGCCGAAGATATACAGCACTGCAATTTGCTGATTGTGAATACCTGTTCGGTGCGGATAACCGCCGAAACCCGCGTATTCGGGCGGCTCGGTCTTTTTTCTGCGATGAAAAAGAAGCAGAATTTTACGATTGTCTTAATGGGCTGTATGGCACAGCGGTTACATGATCAGATAAAGGAAAAATTCCCACTACTTGATTATGTCGTCGGGATGTTTGAACGGGATCAATTTACGGCAATCTTCGATGCGGTGGAAAGGGAAACGCTTTGGGCCGGCACAAAGGAAGGTATCGCTGAGCTGACAGCGCTTAACCCACAGTCCAGCAATGAACAGCGCTATCATTTTTCCAAATGTTCGTATACCGAAGGGGCTTTTCAAAGCTTTGTTCCGATTATGAACGGCTGTAATAATTTTTGTACGTATTGCATTGTGCCGTATATCCGCGGGAGGGAAATTTCCCGTCCGGTTGGAAGCATTTTGGATGAGATTCGGTTTTTAAGCGGAAAGAATGTACGGGAAATTACGCTGTTGGGGCAGAATGTTAATTCATATCACGGAGTTGACCCTGCCACGGGAGCAGCGGTGAGTTTTCCGTCTTTGCTTCGTGCGGTTTCAGCGACGTGTGCCGAACAGGACGTTATTAAATGGATACGCTTTATTTCAAGTCATCCGAAAGATTTATCGGATGAGTTGATTGAGGTAATGGCGACGGATCCGCGGATATGTAAATCGCTGCATTTACCGGTACAAAACGGCTCCAACGAAATTCTTGCGCGAATGAACCGACGGTATACTGTTGAGCAATACCTTACTATTGTTGAAAAGCTCCGTAAACGGATACCGGATATTGTACTGACAACCGATATTTTAATCGGGTTTCCGGGAGAAACACAGCCAGACTTTGAAAAAACGCTCGAGTTGATGAGGACGGTGCAGTTTGATTCGGCTTTTATGTATCATTATAACCCGCGTGAAGGGACAAAAGCATACGATTTCCCTGACCGGATTCCCGATGTCGAGCGGATTAACCGGCTGCAACAGGTTATCGATTTACAGCAACGTATTACCGATCTTAAAATGCAGCAACGGGTTGGTTCAACTGTTATGATGTTGGTTGAATCGCAGTCGAGAAATAATCCCGATGAATTGTTCGGACATACCGAACAGGGGGAGATGACTGTGCTTGCGGAAAAGTGTGATCCGAAACATATTGGACATTTTATGAAAGTTCAATTACAATCCATAAAAGGGAAAACGTTTAGGGCTGTCCCTGTCATGTAG
- a CDS encoding SPOR domain-containing protein, whose product MIIHAGVEGFAESALQPSVQTLAQKAFAQKTDAAVRQVFEKNLATLPNAQAKVQALMLLADYEQHNGNYSNAADCYRRAAEFVTTDQKTALLLDAVRVLLCGGSMDSARSLLSEIAAALPVSDEDPYYRRAAVYDTWRLLAEDRADRAVPLITAYTKKKAFSEYHPALLFTLWWVNGDEDAKQRLLKEYPAGMEAAAVNGTVTVQPSTFWYLMPRSGLAQQPAAGSSASKTSTSSKARTSSETTKASVQSSAASKAEAASTQSSKPAAVSETQAKPSYYQLGFYKTKKYAEALAADLQKKHFTPIIKEETRPSGTVYFAVLVKENAAGDMGLRLKDAGYEAFPIFP is encoded by the coding sequence ATGATAATACATGCCGGTGTGGAAGGCTTTGCAGAATCGGCTTTACAGCCTAGTGTCCAGACTTTAGCGCAAAAAGCCTTTGCACAAAAGACAGATGCGGCTGTTCGGCAGGTCTTTGAAAAGAATTTGGCAACACTCCCGAATGCGCAGGCAAAAGTTCAAGCGCTGATGCTGTTGGCAGATTATGAACAGCATAACGGGAATTATTCCAATGCGGCGGACTGTTACCGGCGGGCGGCTGAGTTCGTTACTACCGATCAAAAGACTGCGCTTTTATTGGATGCGGTTCGTGTGTTGCTCTGCGGCGGCAGCATGGATTCTGCCCGTAGCCTGTTAAGTGAAATTGCTGCCGCGTTACCGGTGAGCGACGAAGATCCTTATTACCGGAGAGCCGCAGTGTATGACACGTGGAGACTGCTCGCCGAAGACAGGGCTGATCGGGCGGTACCGCTTATCACCGCCTATACGAAGAAAAAAGCTTTTTCGGAATATCATCCTGCATTGCTGTTTACACTCTGGTGGGTCAACGGTGATGAGGATGCAAAGCAGCGGCTGCTGAAAGAGTACCCTGCCGGTATGGAAGCGGCGGCCGTCAATGGAACCGTTACAGTGCAACCGTCAACTTTTTGGTACTTAATGCCGAGAAGCGGACTTGCTCAGCAACCGGCTGCCGGCAGTTCAGCTTCTAAAACAAGCACATCCTCTAAAGCAAGAACCTCATCGGAAACGACAAAAGCTTCAGTACAATCGAGCGCTGCATCAAAAGCAGAGGCAGCTTCTACTCAATCCTCAAAACCGGCAGCGGTTTCCGAAACACAGGCTAAGCCTTCCTATTATCAGCTTGGATTTTATAAGACAAAAAAATATGCGGAAGCGCTTGCCGCCGATTTGCAAAAAAAACATTTTACTCCCATTATAAAAGAAGAAACGCGTCCCAGCGGTACTGTTTATTTTGCCGTACTTGTTAAAGAGAACGCTGCCGGAGATATGGGGCTCCGGTTAAAGGATGCCGGATATGAAGCCTTTCCGATTTTCCCATAG